In one Niallia taxi genomic region, the following are encoded:
- a CDS encoding YebC/PmpR family DNA-binding transcriptional regulator, whose translation MGRKWNNIKEKKASKDANTSRIYAKFGREIYVAAKQGEPDPESNQALKVVLERAKTYSVPKNIIDRAIEKAKGGSEETYDELRYEGFGPSGSMVIVDALTNNVNRTASDVRAAFGKNGGNMGVSGSVAYMFDATAVIGVEGKSEEEVLELLMEADVDVRDIIAEDESVIVYAEPDQFHAVQEAFKSAGVTEFTVAELTMLAQNDVTLDEESQAKFEKMIDAIEDLEDVRQVYHNVDLGE comes from the coding sequence ATGGGTCGTAAATGGAATAATATTAAAGAAAAAAAAGCATCAAAGGATGCAAACACAAGCCGTATATACGCTAAGTTTGGCCGTGAGATTTATGTGGCTGCAAAACAAGGCGAGCCAGATCCAGAATCAAACCAAGCATTAAAGGTTGTTTTAGAGCGCGCTAAAACGTACAGTGTACCAAAGAATATCATTGATCGTGCTATTGAAAAGGCGAAGGGCGGATCGGAAGAAACGTATGATGAGCTTCGCTATGAAGGATTTGGTCCTAGTGGTTCAATGGTAATCGTTGATGCACTTACAAACAATGTAAACAGAACAGCTTCAGATGTTCGTGCTGCATTCGGGAAAAACGGCGGAAACATGGGTGTCAGTGGATCTGTTGCTTATATGTTTGATGCAACAGCTGTTATCGGTGTTGAAGGCAAATCAGAAGAAGAAGTATTGGAATTATTGATGGAAGCAGATGTTGATGTTCGTGACATTATTGCTGAAGACGAATCTGTTATTGTTTATGCAGAGCCAGACCAATTCCATGCAGTACAAGAAGCATTCAAAAGTGCTGGTGTTACAGAATTTACTGTTGCAGAATTAACAATGCTTGCGCAAAACGATGTAACACTTGATGAAGAATCACAAGCGAAATTTGAAAAGATGATCGATGCTATTGAAGATTTAGAGGATGTTCGCCAAGTCTACCACAATGTTGATTTAGGTGAATAA
- a CDS encoding SET domain-containing protein: MIEVKVSPISDGEFNRGVFATEDIKKGELIHKAPVISYPNEQHEHIEKTLLADYAFEYGINHTAILLGYGMLFNHAYEPNAVYDINFDEHTFDFYAYKDIKAGEEILINYNGDVDDKELLWFDKEE, encoded by the coding sequence ATGATTGAAGTAAAAGTATCTCCAATAAGTGATGGGGAATTCAACAGAGGTGTTTTCGCTACAGAAGATATCAAAAAAGGCGAGCTTATTCATAAAGCTCCTGTTATTTCCTACCCGAACGAACAGCACGAGCATATTGAAAAAACACTGTTGGCTGACTATGCATTTGAATACGGCATAAATCATACTGCCATTCTGCTTGGCTATGGCATGCTGTTTAACCATGCTTATGAACCAAATGCTGTTTATGATATTAATTTTGATGAACATACATTTGATTTTTACGCCTATAAGGATATTAAAGCAGGCGAAGAAATCTTAATCAACTATAATGGCGATGTAGATGATAAAGAACTGCTTTGGTTTGACAAAGAAGAATAA